AAACATGGATTTCTTGAATAAGATGACACCCATTGGCAGTGGCGGACTgaacttcaattttaaatgacgcattttctataaaatttgaattttatattttaatgtcgcCAATAACCGTTATAACACGGAATTCcgtggttataaattataacttacttataataatatcatctcaatccccccctccccccaatcCCGACGCTGTAATCAACACActgatgtatttattattgttgttgttgttgttgttgtgatCTAGACAGTGACAAGGGACTACAGTTTACAACACAGACTATTATAGCCACTAGTGGACAGATTAGAGACCGATAAGATAGTAAGATAATAGAATTAGATAGCGAATTTGACGAGTGACGGCACATGACCATTTAAGGGAAGCTCGATCTCGACGCTCGAACCTGTCAACAGAGGCTCTAACAAGTTAAGCGTCGTTGTTTTCGTCGTCGTTTCGGTTTTGATTTGCGAACGCGATATCGTTTGAACGGGTGAGATGGCGTTGACCGGCTGCTATGCGTTCATGAAACACGTAGTTACCCTACTGAATATCCTGTATCTGGTGAGTACCGATCGTCGTCGTATCTAGAGATCTCACCGTCATGGCGGACACGATGCTCGTTGTCCGCGGGTACTGCGGTAAATCGCGTCTGTAGTCGAATGTTATTGTCACGATGACGTCGTCGTGCCCTCCGGAAAGTTTGATATTTTCATCGCGCTTATGGATGACGAGATAATTTTATGCCGCACACGGGCGATCGGTGttattattatctgtgtttttttttttttttgttttcattaagtTCTACACGATTTGTATTGAATGGTTTTAAGCCCATAAAATCTTAAATACTTTACCCAAATGGGTTATAATTGTGTGATATGCGGTAcagagattttttttaaatgcaaaattGATGTCATATTTGGATCACGGCTGTtgcttttatttcaatatttttatctttaatttttgtGACAGCagcttcataattatttataactatttaagtcTCTTGCAATAATGAATGGTTACAAATCTAGCAatgaattatgataattgtACACGTTATAAATTGTTCTTAATTTGGTATGTAAATATAACAGGTAATATAGGAGGTTTTGAATGAAGACATTAGTTATGGAGgatttatctatacataatatatatacctatatcttattttttaaatacagtgGAACCACGATAAGTCAAAATAAATGCCGTTCCCTTGCCTAATCTAACCTAAGCTACCATAACCTTAGTAAGTCGAAAAAATTTGATTTCCCTTGAATTTTGACTTATTGAGGTTCCACTGTACTTGCCATCTGAAAATTAGTGCATAATATActtctatatgtattatactaacTCTATGCCTAGTAATTGAACTGGATTGACGTATAAAACTTCTTAGGTTATTTAGGTGACATAATAATTCAGTGACGTACAGAGGAACTTTAAGAGCACACACAGTTAACAACAGTACCCACTATCTTCCTCTTTTTttgatgtgtaaaaaaaataaagtttaaaaattatatatgtgctcttaaaaattaaaaaaatcatcttgTAGACCTATAGCAactctttttaaaaaattttaaatatttataattgtttattattttatttcagtctTGTGGCCTATTATTAATGCTGCTTGCAGTATGGATGTGGGTAGATCCAACATTTTCCCTAAGTATGGTACAAGATGAAGCCAGTTACTACACCGGTGTATATCTTATTCTATTTGTTGGAACATTACTTCTGATCGTCGGATTTCTTGGTTGTGCAGCTGCAATAAGTGAATCTCAATGTTCACTCGttcttgtaatataaaattaaaaaatatttgtatatgaattttatttgaaaacataaatTGGTGTTTTTATTACAGTATTTTTGCCTGTTACTTGCTGTACTTGTGGCCCAAATATCAGCTGCTGTGTGGATGTATGCAAATAATGATAAGTTAGTAGAATTAGTTCGATATACTGTTAAAACAACGGTTCAATCAGAGTATGGTTCAATTGAAGGCCGTACAGAAACATTTGATGCTATACAGAGTGgtgtaagtattaattatttaataaataatattaataacttttttaaatataatactcagCATCTGGGCCATTGactgacatttatttatttattttgtaccaaattttttgttttactttacaATTGGGTGCTGCTCTGCTTTATAGTATGTTTTGGGTATACCTTGTCATTGTAatcaatatgttaaatttatttgaattcattcaattataacataaatcatTGCAAACGAAAAACATTTCTTAACAGGAATGATGTgcctttgaaaaatattttataatttatttatattactattagacattagttatACAATATGTTGAACTATTGGTACTTTTCTGTTATCCCTACTACCGTTCAATACCGTGACTACTGAATTCTGTTATCTTGACTACTATAGTACTATCCCCCCGATACTACCAGCCAGACTATATAGTTCCGtcttttaatacattatagtataatacacatGAATtgccatttattttaaaatgtatattagtatGACGtttattatcagttatcacataaATTATCACAAAacgtcaaattaaaaattatcataaaatcgatatgaaatacacatatatataaaaataaaaaaaaattatcacattTACAAAAGtctaaaattctatttttggcgaccaattttcgaaaatatttttcattatattatcgAATGGATCTCTTTTGATGTTTTTTCTTCAGATAAACTCTGCTAGATAGGACTTCAAATGATGGCGTCTGAGTCCCCTACACTTTTTATTTCTCCATTTAGCGGAGCCCCAAAGATGTTCAATATGATGAATATGAAGTAAAGTTATAAGTATGATTGACCGTACCATACGTGTATCCAGTTCTGGTTAGCTTGTGTGTATCATATCCACACCAACAGTCTGAATATAGGGTTATACTTACCATAtgcgcaactagggttaaaattctgggggggctaataaaaccatttattaaaaataacctataggaggcttatatctaaatcaataatgGGTATTTTTGGgtagcccccccccctagttgcgccaatgatACTTAcctttatatattgtttaactgcaataataaaagtgttt
Above is a window of Metopolophium dirhodum isolate CAU chromosome 3, ASM1992520v1, whole genome shotgun sequence DNA encoding:
- the LOC132941987 gene encoding CD82 antigen-like, producing the protein MALTGCYAFMKHVVTLLNILYLSCGLLLMLLAVWMWVDPTFSLSMVQDEASYYTGVYLILFVGTLLLIVGFLGCAAAISESQCSLVLYFCLLLAVLVAQISAAVWMYANNDKLVELVRYTVKTTVQSEYGSIEGRTETFDAIQSGFECCGASGPSDWAGSKYNNPQTESLGLAISSPEQSYKIPASCCKGDPKQCSDAQTAVASGPISEFIYSEGCTEKLLYTSRKSMILFLVLLVAIGSVEFFGLVLALILCCAIRAVNTYKN